One window of the Cryptomeria japonica chromosome 7, Sugi_1.0, whole genome shotgun sequence genome contains the following:
- the LOC131076388 gene encoding NDR1/HIN1-like protein 6, which produces MADAQRSHSQMNVEKAAKAHEDSQKSNAPLAPRSSLESEKGDPGSNPSKVVHVQYPKDQVIPPRTAPRYYSRPPKHRRNSCCRCLAWIFCLLLIFIVAIAVAAGILYVVFQPRVPKYSVDSIQITSFTVGTDSTISSQFVVGVQARNPNKKIGIYYLDDSYLGVFFSGTELSRGKLPAFYQGHKNTTNLDVSLTGTKVQITSEKVSSLNAEQKKGSIPLNLKADVPVKIKFGKLKTMKITFRVRCDLVVDRLAANTSVNISNKKCKVKL; this is translated from the coding sequence ATGGCAGATGCACAGCGAAGTCATTCACAGATGAACGTGGAGAAAGCGGCAAAGGCGCACGAAGATTCACAGAAGTCCAATGCTCCTCTGGCGCCGAGATCAAGCCTCGAGTCGGAAAAGGGAGACCCTGGCTCAAACCCTAGCAAAGTTGTGCACGTCCAGTACCCTAAGGACCAAGTCATTCCTCCACGAACTGCCCCGAGATATTACTCCCGACCTCCTAAGCATCGCCGCAACAGCTGCTGCCGCTGCCTCGCCTGGATATTTTGCCTCCTGTTGATCTTTATTGTAGCCATTGCCGTAGCCGCTGGTATCCTCTACGTCGTCTTCCAGCCCAGGGTACCTAAATATTCAGTCGACAGCATTCAGATCACGAGCTTTACCGTCGGCACAGATTCCACCATTTCGTCGCAGTTTGTGGTGGGAGTGCAGGCGAGGAATCCGAACAAAAAAATCGGCATTTATTACTTAGATGACAGTTATCTTGGGGTTTTCTTCTCCGGCACAGAGCTCTCCAGGGGAAAACTTCCGGCGTTTTACCAGGGGCACAAAAATACTACTAATTTAGACGTTTCTCTCACCGGGACTAAGGTGCAAATCACCAGTGAAAAGGTTTCGTCGCTGAATGCAGAGCAGAAGAAGGGAAGCATTCCTCTGAATCTGAAGGCGGATGTTCCCGTAAAGATCAAGTTTGGGAAACTGAAAACGATGAAGATTACTTTCCGTGTGCGATGCGATCTGGTGGTCGACAGGCTAGCTGCCAATACCAGTGTCAATATTAGTaataagaaatgcaaggtgaagcTTTGA
- the LOC131076389 gene encoding NDR1/HIN1-like protein 6: MADTQRIHPATEDVEKAAAAHEYAQKTPPLSAPLAPRSSLVSGKGDPGSNPSKVVQIHYPKDQAFPPRTAPKYYSRPPKRRRNCCCRCLAWTFCLLFIFILAIAIAAGILYAVFQPRIPKYSIDSIQITNFTLGTDAAVSSQFVVGVRARNPNKKIGIYYLDDSYIAVFYSGIELSKGKLPAFYQGHKNTTNLDVSLTGNKVQITSEKVSSLSAERKAGSIPLRLKADGPVKIKFGKLKTMKITFRVRCDLVVDRLDANSTVNISSKKCKVKL, encoded by the coding sequence ATGGCAGACACACAGCGAATTCATCCGGCCACCGAGGACGTAGAGAAGGCGGCAGCGGCACACGAATACGCACAAAAGACACCGCCGTTGAGCGCTCCTCTGGCGCCGAGGTCTAGCCTCGTGTCGGGAAAAGGAGACCCTGGTTCAAACCCTAGCAAAGTTGTACAAATCCACTATCCCAAGGACCAAGCGTTTCCTCCACGGACTGCCCCGAAATATTACTCCCGCCCTCCCAAGCGCCGCCGCAATTGCTGCTGCCGCTGCCTCGCCTGGACATTTTGCCTCCTGTTCATCTTTATTTTAGCCATTGCCATAGCCGCCGGTATCCTTTACGCCGTTTTCCAGCCCCGGATACCTAAATATTCCATCGACAGCATTCAGATCACTAACTTTACCCTCGGCACAGATGCCGCCGTTTCGTCGCAGTTTGTGGTCGGCGTAAGGGCAAGGAATCCGAACAAAAAGATCGGCATTTACTACTTAGATGACAGTTATATTGCTGTTTTCTACTCCGGCATCGAGCTCTCCAAGGGCAAATTACCGGCGTTTTACCAGGGGCACAAAAATACTACGAATTTAGACGTTTCTCTTACCGGGAATAAAGTTCAGATCACCAGTGAAAAGGTTTCGTCGCTGAGTGCAGAGCGGAAGGCCGGAAGCATTCCTCTGCGTTTGAAGGCCGATGGTCCCGTAAAGATCAAGTTTGGGAAATTGAAAACGATGAAGATTACTTTCCGCGTGCGCTGTGATCTGGTGGTCGACAGGCTGGATGCTAATAGCACTGTCAATATTAGCAGCAAAAAATGTAAGGTGAAGCTTTGA